CagtaggtagatagatggatggatggataatggGTGGATagataatggatggatggaatggGTATATGGATGTGTAGGCAGATGAAATGTTGGGTGGATGAATGAGAGGAGAGATGAAAAAACGGTTAATTTATGAAGGATTTATGAGTGAAGGGGTGGACGGTGTACATGGATGGAGTTACATTCACCACATGAGACCCTCCGCTCCATGTCTGGCCATTGTGGAATATATCCTATTTCCCATGGGAGACCTCTTGGGGCTCACATCCCCAAACAGATTGTGTAGGGAGGGGAAATTCCAAGTTGAGGAGGGGAATGTGACAACCCACTGAGATCTGCAGAGTGGGGCAGCGTCAGAAGAGGGAGGAACCCCAGCTTACCTGGGAGTCCTCTGACTCGTCATCTTCCTCCACCGAGCTCCACTCCTGAGGAAACCCAGGCTCTGGAGATGGGAGGTCTGGgcaagggagggaaaggaggagaaaggagccaTGAGCGAGTGCCCAGGCCACCTGGGTGGGCCCTGCTTTTTCCCACCTGGCATCCCACCCCTTTCCTGActgatacagacacacacacacacacacacacacacactggcccACGTGGTTCACAGAGAATGAGAGACCTGAATTCTGATCCTGTTTCTGTCATTAACTACCTGGAAGACTTAAAGTGGGTCACCTGATGTAATTCACCGCCACAGCCTCTATTCCTTCACCTGTCAAATGGGTACAATAGTTCTTTCGCTACAGGCTCCTGGCAAAAACTGAGGGACGGAGCAGGAGAAAAAGCGACAATTAAACCAGAATGATGGAGGCTTCCCCCAGCTTCTAGCCTCTAGTGGAAAAGTCTCCCCATATTCGAAACTCAACGTCCTTCTCACACCTCAGCTGGACAGAACTGGGAATCGAGTCAAAGATCAGCAGTTTCCACTCTTTCTGCACCTAGGTCCTACCAGGAGCCCCGAACCTCCTCTTTACTCTTGGAACTGACATTCATGCTTTCCACGCCTCTGTCCCAAGCATGCTCATCTCCCGTGGAAGAAGGAAGGACCCCTTCCTAGAAGGCCCAGCCCCCattctgctgggggtgggggctgtcttTCAGGTGCCCCAGTCTCAGCAAATGACAGCACCCTTTGTCCAGCTGTTTGGGCCAAATCCCCAGGAGTCGTCCTTGgtgtctcttttcttcctcccctcccccacacccatcAGCAAGAACCCAGCTTCTCGAATCGCTCCACTACTTCATGTCCACCGCTACCACACCTAGCCAGGTCATGTCTCAGACAGTTGCAGGAATCTCCTTTCTGTCcccccagcttcctctcctgCCGCCTGAATCCTACAGCTCATTCTCACACACAGCTGGATGCAGAGTTTCGCAACCTGGGCGCTGCTGACATTTCAGGCTGCAGAATCCTTGTGCTGTGTATCTGTCCTGTGCATCGTGGGACGCCTGTCAGCACTTCTAGCCTCCACCCACTAGACAGCAGTACCATCTCCCCAGTTCTGATAACTCAAGAATCCcctggggaaggggggtggggagctgtAACATCTCCCAAGTTGAGAACTACTGAGTTAGAAGAATCTTTGGGACTACAGATGAGattctgtctttctcctcttcaAAACCTTCCTGTGGTTTCCCAATACTCAAGGAACATACAAACTCCTTGCCAAGGTAGACAAGATGCCCCATCACTGGTCCCAGCTGACGGTCCCCTCACCACTGCTGGGTCATTGCACCAGTACCTCTGGCTGCCCCTGATGCTGTTCCCCCGCCCTTGGAACAACTGACTCTTCCTCatgctttcctctccttcccgGACCACGCTAAGTCATGCTCCCCCAATCATCCTGTTTTACTGTCTTCACAGCTCCTATCAGATGTGacctttctttttatcttgtaaCTTCCTTACTGGCTGTTTCCTCCACTGAAATTGGAACTCTACAAGAGCCATCTTGTTTATTGGTAGATACTGGCACCTGGCATGTAGTCGGTGCTTGTGATAGATTTTTGCTCCCAGTGGCCTCCAGCTTGTTCATTGCTCCCTGCATCCGCACTGCtgggcagcccccaccctcacTAATTCTGTAGTTCCCATATGGCTTATTTCAACCAATAGCCTCTGAGCAACTGGGTTGCCAGCAGAGGCTTAAAAAGCACTTGTGAACCCTGGCTTTCCTCTCTTGCTGGTGTAGGAACTCTGCAACCATCCCTTTGAGAATAAGCCTGGGCTAGCCTGCTGGAGATGCACGGCTTTTGGTGAGCACCATCAAACCAGCCAGACCTTGTAGACGGACCAGCTGCCCTTCAGCTCATTGGGTGGGCAAACACAGGAAAGGGCAGCAGAATTATCCCCTGAGGCCACATCTCATAGCTACCTGCAGAATCGTGAGCAGATAAATGATTGCTgctttaagccactcagtttgggGCTGACTGGTTACACAGCTTTGTGACTGACACAAAGCTCCATAAAAATGtgttgaacaaatgagtgaaggaatgaaggTGTTGTCTTTCCCCAGGCtctgcacaccctctcctctcacctcccatgggacccctgcccctcacctttcTCATCACTGTCACAGCCGGAGGCCCCAACCTCCACAGCCACCCAGTCCTTGGTGAAGGCGGCACGCTTCTCCCAGGTCCTGCTTTCCCGAGGCAGCAGCGTCTTGGCCCTCTCAGGCTCCAGCAGCCCCCGAATCTGCTCAGGCCTGAGACTCTGCATCTCCCCAAGAGGTGAAGCTTCCAAGGCAGGCTTCTTCTCCTCCTGTCGTCCCAGGGCCCTTTAGGTTCCCAGGGAACAGGATCCAGAACCTGAGGACTGACAGGCATTtagtcactcagcaaatattcacAGAGTGCcagccatgtgccaggcacggtATCTCGGTGCCAGAGATACGGCAGTGAGTGAAACAAAGCTCCCCGCCCTCGTGGGGCCTACAGTCtagtgaggggagagagacagacagcatGTCAAATGGCAACAAGTGCtctagaaacaaacaaagcaagaaaGGAATAAGGAGTTTTGAGGTGAGGGCCGGAGGGtggtgcacacgcacacacacgctcacTCCATGACCCAAAGCCTGCAGCCAGAATTTTTAGGAAAACAGAGTCGCCCCCAAAATCCTTCTGGCTGCAGAGAGAAGGCTCCTAGTCTTCCGTCCAGCCCCCTGAGGCCCTGACTTTCTCCTCTGTTGTcataaaaagagaagagggagggagaggagaatttACCAGGttagcattaaaaaatataacttacaAGTAAATGTTCTTTAAGATTCTCATCCTATATTTTGTCAACTTGaaatttgggaggtttttttccaagaagctatCTAAACTCAAATGACTTATGTAACCGTTTACCTTGAGACTCTAAAGCCGGTTTTATGTTCTGGTTCTAGGACATTGCATTACATAACCCACTAACTGCCCTCATGAATAgtaattaaaagaagaagaaagagtgtATTCTCCAGGTGTGAATGAAAAAAGCTTGTGTAAGCATTGCCTTCTTTGCTCAGGTTTAGGCAGATAGAAACTGTTACACTGGATTTTAAAACCACGGAGCACATACTCCAGATTCAAAAAGAATCTAGCGACTCAACAAGCAAATGCACGTGGGGCACCAGGTTTGGGGTCAGATTCGAAGAAATCTACTgtgaaaaaagattcttttcaagaCACTCAAGGAAATGTGGTTATGGACTGGGCATGCAGTGATATCGAGGAATCCTCAATAGTTTTGCTGAGTGTGGAAGTGGCCTTATGAATAGGTAACAAAGTGtcctaattaattaaattaatgttattaattcattcactgATTACCTGTAGTTAACTGATAAAGTTAATGCTATTAATTTTTAGAGGTGTTTCTGTAGTATGTCGGGGTGAATCGATGAGTTGGCTGAGATTAGCTTTAAAGCACTTCAGCAAGGAGATAAAAGGAAAGAGACCAAAGGGAATCAGGGCAAACGTGCAAATATGACAGCTGAGCCCGGGATGGAGACACTGTGGCTCACGGTGCTAACCTTGTACCTGTGAGGAGATATGAAACACTTCCAAATAGAAACTAATATATAAATTACAAACATGcagaatatattcttttcttctaCCTCACTAATCACCACGTAGGTCTTCCTTACAGAGAGGGCTGGCTCGCACTCCTGAAACCCAAATTCAGATGCCTTACCCAGAcacctctgcctgctcccccTGGAACGCTCTGCCTCCTGGGACCCCCGCTCCTGAACAGGGCTCCGCCATCTTCCCCACCAGTCTCTACAGGCATTATCAGTGacttgcctccccctccccatcacaTCCAATCAGCTGCTCACTGAGTCCATCTGCTGTGGCCTCAGAAAACGCTGTCCCTTCTCCGCTTCTGACCCCTATGGTCCACTCCACACCTGACCCCACCGATCGTGTCCCCTTACCCCATTCTCCATTCCACACCCCCCTACACACAGCTTCATCATCCTCAAGGCCCACTC
This region of Camelus ferus isolate YT-003-E chromosome 9, BCGSAC_Cfer_1.0, whole genome shotgun sequence genomic DNA includes:
- the SMIM17 gene encoding small integral membrane protein 17; translated protein: MQSLRPEQIRGLLEPERAKTLLPRESRTWEKRAAFTKDWVAVEVGASGCDSDEKDLPSPEPGFPQEWSSVEEDDESEDSQGFVEWSKAPQQTTIVLVVCVLFLFLVLTGMPMMFHI